From Micromonospora echinospora, one genomic window encodes:
- a CDS encoding Gfo/Idh/MocA family protein: MGGCRVGLVGAGGVAQRHARVLSGFEDVELVGVTDVAHDAASDLAGRYGARAFPDVGELLAAGCDAVYVCVPPFAHGPVEEAVIDAGVPMFVEKPVAVDLDTAERIAELVARRGLLTAVGHHWRYLHVVEQARELLADRPVRMVSGSWLDKVPPVAWWTRRDRSGGPVVEQAAHVLDLIRVLVGEVTEVTAYGDGTPPPVDGADIDSVTVAAARFAGGAVGTLTAACVLGWKHRAGLEIVADGLALTLAEDGLTVCDADGERRFGADPDGARVAVDRAFVDAVRGVGDDVRVPYAEALGTQRLACAVAESARTGRPVALPTPDRMGVTVGA; encoded by the coding sequence ATGGGTGGGTGTCGGGTGGGACTGGTGGGTGCCGGCGGGGTCGCGCAGCGGCACGCCCGGGTGCTCAGCGGCTTCGAGGACGTCGAACTGGTCGGGGTGACCGACGTCGCCCACGACGCGGCGAGCGATCTCGCCGGCCGGTACGGCGCGCGCGCCTTCCCCGACGTCGGGGAACTGCTCGCCGCCGGATGCGACGCGGTCTACGTCTGCGTGCCGCCGTTCGCCCACGGGCCGGTGGAGGAGGCGGTGATCGACGCCGGGGTGCCGATGTTCGTGGAGAAGCCCGTCGCGGTCGACCTGGACACCGCCGAGCGGATCGCCGAACTGGTCGCCCGGCGCGGCCTGCTCACCGCGGTCGGCCACCACTGGCGCTACCTGCACGTGGTGGAACAGGCCCGCGAACTGCTCGCCGACCGCCCGGTCCGGATGGTCAGCGGCAGTTGGCTGGACAAGGTGCCACCGGTCGCCTGGTGGACCCGGCGGGACCGCTCGGGTGGGCCGGTCGTCGAGCAGGCGGCGCACGTGCTCGACCTGATCCGGGTCCTGGTCGGTGAGGTCACCGAGGTCACCGCGTACGGCGACGGCACGCCGCCGCCGGTCGACGGCGCGGACATCGACTCGGTCACCGTGGCCGCGGCGCGCTTCGCGGGCGGCGCGGTCGGCACCCTGACCGCCGCCTGCGTGCTCGGCTGGAAGCACCGGGCCGGGTTGGAGATCGTCGCCGACGGGCTGGCGCTGACGCTGGCCGAGGACGGCCTGACGGTGTGCGACGCCGACGGGGAACGCCGGTTCGGGGCCGATCCGGACGGGGCCCGGGTCGCCGTCGACCGGGCCTTCGTCGACGCGGTCCGGGGCGTCGGCGACGACGTCCGGGTCCCGTACGCCGAGGCGCTCGGCACCCAGCGACTGGCCTGCGCGGTCGCCGAGAGCGCGCGTACCGGCCGGCCGGTGGCGCTGCCCACGCCGGACCGGATGGGGGTGACCGTCGGTGCGTGA
- a CDS encoding glucosyl-3-phosphoglycerate synthase gives MRDTEAVVSPVVEAWATYRTTSAQEWTARRLVRAKGDCRVSVVLPARNEEATVGAIVSTIREHLVDRVPLVDELIVVDSRSTDRTAQVARAAGAEVVGQDEMTRSLPRLTGKGDALWAGLAAARGDVVAFVDADLREFRPHFVTGLLGPLLTDPGIDFVKGFYHRPLVGQASVEPDGGGRVTELMARPLLNLFWPELAGFVQPLAGEYAGRREVLSRVPFVSGYGVETAMLIDLLELVGLDALAQVDLGERKHRHQDTAALGRMSAQIMLTVWSRLQRRGWANPDARPAELLTQFRRGGSDTLPNLDREIVINDVSVEERPPLADLRHLVPRRRVAAA, from the coding sequence GTGCGGGACACGGAAGCGGTGGTCTCACCGGTGGTCGAGGCATGGGCCACCTACCGGACGACCTCGGCGCAGGAGTGGACGGCGCGGCGGCTCGTCCGCGCGAAGGGTGACTGCCGGGTCAGCGTGGTGCTGCCGGCCCGCAACGAGGAGGCCACCGTCGGCGCGATCGTGTCGACGATCCGGGAGCACCTGGTCGACCGGGTGCCGCTGGTCGACGAGTTGATCGTGGTGGACTCGCGGTCCACCGACCGGACCGCCCAGGTGGCCCGCGCCGCCGGGGCGGAGGTGGTCGGCCAGGACGAGATGACCCGGTCACTGCCCCGGCTGACCGGCAAGGGGGACGCGCTCTGGGCGGGACTGGCCGCCGCGCGCGGGGACGTGGTGGCGTTCGTCGACGCCGACCTGCGGGAGTTCCGCCCGCACTTCGTGACCGGACTGCTGGGACCGTTGCTCACCGACCCCGGCATCGACTTCGTCAAGGGCTTCTACCACCGGCCGCTGGTCGGTCAGGCGAGCGTCGAGCCCGACGGAGGCGGCCGGGTCACCGAGCTGATGGCCCGTCCGCTGCTCAACCTCTTCTGGCCCGAGCTGGCCGGCTTCGTCCAGCCGCTGGCCGGCGAGTACGCCGGGCGCCGCGAGGTGCTGTCCCGGGTGCCGTTCGTCTCCGGCTACGGCGTGGAGACGGCCATGCTGATCGACCTGCTGGAGCTGGTCGGACTGGACGCGCTGGCCCAGGTGGACCTGGGCGAACGCAAGCACCGCCACCAGGACACCGCCGCCCTCGGGCGGATGTCGGCGCAGATCATGCTCACCGTCTGGTCCCGGCTGCAACGACGCGGCTGGGCCAACCCCGACGCCCGGCCGGCCGAACTGCTCACCCAGTTCCGGCGGGGCGGCTCGGACACGTTGCCGAACCTCGACCGGGAGATCGTGATCAACGACGTCTCGGTCGAGGAACGTCCACCCCTGGCGGACCTGCGCCACCTCGTCCCCCGTCGCCGCGTGGCCGCGGCGTGA
- a CDS encoding glycosyltransferase, whose product MSLTVLMNAGPWLSVPPPGYGGIENVVATLVPELRRLGVRVVLASVGTSALPVDELVSVYPDGQFSALQRPYNQVCGVAQAHLAGVARELRARDDIDLVHDHVEAVGLATLAAMGPDAPPALHTLHWDLAKHPALYGHLDGGDRVRVNGVSASQLARAPQALRDHSVGHVHLATPLAVDAHRRPGPLKGDHVVVLGRINPGKGQDVAARLAHRYAFPLVLAGPVGPYHRPEDLAAAGDEARQNPDVRFFLDEVAPHVDGDRVRWVGTVAGRDRDDLVASARVALFPLRWEEPGGTAVVESLALGTPVVATARGCLPELIDDGRTGLLTDDEERLGELVLAAGRIDPEECRREAAARFTPAVMAQRYVELYDRVRQLASARLQPV is encoded by the coding sequence ATGAGCCTCACCGTCCTGATGAACGCCGGCCCCTGGCTGTCCGTGCCGCCCCCGGGGTACGGCGGGATCGAGAACGTGGTCGCCACGCTCGTGCCGGAGCTGCGCCGGCTCGGGGTGCGGGTGGTCCTCGCCTCGGTCGGCACCAGCGCCCTGCCGGTCGACGAGCTGGTGTCGGTCTACCCCGACGGGCAGTTCTCCGCGCTGCAACGCCCGTACAACCAGGTGTGCGGGGTGGCCCAGGCGCACCTGGCCGGGGTGGCCCGCGAACTGCGTGCCCGCGACGACATCGACCTGGTGCACGACCACGTGGAGGCGGTCGGTCTGGCCACCCTGGCCGCGATGGGCCCGGACGCCCCACCGGCGCTGCACACCCTGCACTGGGACCTCGCCAAGCATCCCGCGCTCTACGGCCACCTCGACGGCGGCGACCGGGTGCGGGTCAACGGGGTCTCCGCCTCCCAGCTCGCCCGGGCCCCGCAGGCGCTGCGGGACCACTCGGTGGGGCACGTGCACCTGGCCACCCCGCTCGCCGTGGACGCCCACCGCCGGCCCGGTCCGCTCAAGGGCGACCACGTGGTCGTGCTGGGCCGGATCAACCCGGGCAAGGGGCAGGACGTCGCCGCCCGGCTCGCCCACCGGTACGCCTTCCCGCTGGTGCTGGCCGGCCCGGTCGGGCCGTACCACCGGCCGGAGGACCTGGCGGCGGCGGGCGACGAGGCCCGGCAGAACCCGGACGTGCGGTTCTTCCTCGACGAGGTGGCCCCGCACGTCGACGGCGACCGGGTGCGCTGGGTGGGCACGGTGGCCGGCCGGGACCGCGACGACCTGGTGGCCTCCGCCCGCGTCGCTCTCTTCCCGCTGCGCTGGGAGGAGCCGGGCGGCACGGCGGTGGTGGAGTCGCTGGCGCTGGGCACCCCGGTGGTCGCCACCGCGCGGGGTTGCCTGCCCGAACTGATCGACGACGGGCGCACCGGTCTGCTCACCGACGACGAGGAGCGGCTCGGTGAGCTGGTGCTCGCCGCCGGGCGGATCGACCCGGAGGAGTGCCGGCGGGAGGCCGCCGCCCGGTTCACCCCGGCGGTGATGGCGCAGCGGTACGTCGAGTTGTACGACCGGGTCCGGCAGCTCGCCTCGGCCCGGTTGCAGCCGGTCTGA
- a CDS encoding ATP-binding protein produces the protein MSRRITCQVRDNSPVTEVRLAGTLDVGTMRSVHAVLHRCLTAQPDALVVDLAGVTVRDRLALAVFAAAARQAAGWPAVPMVLCAPPPEAATWLAESTACRVLPVCRDRAEASREIDATAAPRLRARLQPVADACRRARELARDACGRWNVPELVGPTTLVLSELVGNVVRHAGTPMQVTLTLRRPYLHVAVVDGSRAAARPADPDHCAEGGRGLLLVRELTQRWGSSPAGDGKVVWAMLPAM, from the coding sequence ATGTCGAGGCGGATCACCTGCCAGGTGCGCGATAACTCGCCCGTGACCGAGGTCCGGCTCGCCGGCACCCTCGACGTGGGGACCATGCGGTCCGTGCACGCCGTGCTGCACCGCTGTCTCACCGCCCAGCCCGACGCGCTCGTCGTCGACCTGGCCGGGGTGACCGTCCGGGACCGGCTGGCGTTGGCCGTCTTCGCCGCCGCCGCCCGCCAGGCGGCGGGCTGGCCGGCCGTGCCGATGGTGCTCTGCGCCCCACCGCCGGAGGCGGCGACCTGGCTCGCCGAGTCCACCGCCTGCCGGGTGCTGCCGGTCTGCCGGGACCGGGCCGAGGCCAGCCGGGAGATCGACGCGACCGCCGCGCCCCGCCTGCGGGCCCGGCTCCAGCCGGTGGCGGACGCCTGTCGTCGGGCCCGGGAGCTGGCCCGGGACGCCTGCGGGCGGTGGAACGTGCCGGAGCTGGTCGGCCCGACCACGCTGGTGCTCAGCGAGCTGGTGGGCAACGTGGTCCGGCACGCCGGCACCCCGATGCAGGTCACCCTGACGCTGCGCCGGCCGTACCTGCACGTCGCGGTGGTGGACGGCAGCCGGGCCGCCGCCCGGCCCGCCGACCCGGACCACTGCGCCGAGGGTGGACGCGGGTTGCTGCTGGTACGGGAGCTCACCCAGCGCTGGGGCAGCTCGCCGGCCGGGGACGGCAAGGTGGTCTGGGCGATGCTTCCCGCCATGTAG
- the ctaD gene encoding cytochrome c oxidase subunit I, protein MTRSTTTGPGHDRGPAILAPARFGGYPGPVRPALPGGKLTRFLATTDHKQIGLLYLLTSFGFFLVAGVQALLMRGELARPGMQFLSPEQYNQLFTAHGTVMLLLFATPAAFGFGNYLVPIQIGAPDVSFPRLNALAYWLFLLGGLMVLGGFFNPGGAADFGWTAYTPLSRVQHSPGIGGNLWVIGLVISGLGTILGAVNLIATVLTLRAPGMTMFRMPIFTWNMLLTSVLVILVFPLLAAALLALAADRLLGAHVYDPDTGGPLLWQHLFWFFGHPEVYIIALPFFGIITEIIPVFARKPIFGYKGLVGATIAITILSMTVWAHHMFGTGQVLLAFFSILSYLIAVPTGVKFFNWIGTLWKGQITFETPMLFAVGFLVTFLLGGLTGVLLASPPADFHLTDTYFVVAHFHYVLFGTVVFALFGGFYFWWPKMTGRLMDERLGKVHFWTMFIGFHGTFLVQHWLGAEGFPRRYADYLPTDGFTTLNTVSTVSSFVLGISTLFFMWNAWKSWRYGAMVTVDDPWGFGNSLEWATTCPPPLRNFDRMPRIRSERPAFDAKYGSLVSDLGRDLPQRSTRPPQHLREELHHERHVPESPSAAGAQGAREAAAYHPAPQSGARPVDVPDPDEVLRPSFEGTEEPENPFGSQQGPDGNDRWQHPRGPGEHPPPER, encoded by the coding sequence ATGACCAGATCGACCACCACGGGGCCGGGTCACGACCGGGGACCGGCGATCCTCGCGCCGGCGCGGTTCGGCGGCTATCCGGGGCCGGTCCGGCCGGCGCTGCCGGGCGGGAAGCTGACCCGCTTCCTCGCCACCACCGACCACAAGCAGATCGGGCTGCTCTACCTGCTCACCTCGTTCGGCTTCTTCCTGGTCGCCGGGGTGCAGGCCCTGCTCATGCGCGGCGAGCTGGCCCGGCCGGGGATGCAGTTCCTCTCCCCCGAGCAGTACAACCAGCTCTTCACCGCGCACGGCACGGTCATGCTGCTGCTCTTCGCCACCCCGGCCGCGTTCGGCTTCGGCAACTACCTGGTGCCGATCCAGATCGGGGCGCCGGACGTGTCGTTCCCCCGGCTGAACGCGCTGGCCTACTGGCTCTTCCTGCTGGGCGGGCTGATGGTCCTCGGCGGCTTCTTCAACCCCGGTGGCGCGGCCGACTTCGGCTGGACCGCCTACACACCGCTGAGCCGGGTCCAGCACTCCCCCGGGATCGGCGGGAACCTGTGGGTGATCGGCCTGGTGATCTCCGGGCTCGGCACCATCCTCGGCGCGGTCAACCTGATCGCCACCGTGCTCACCCTGCGCGCCCCGGGCATGACCATGTTCCGGATGCCGATCTTCACCTGGAACATGCTGCTCACCAGCGTCCTGGTGATCCTGGTCTTCCCCCTGCTGGCCGCCGCCCTGCTCGCGCTCGCCGCCGACCGTCTCCTCGGCGCCCACGTGTACGACCCGGACACCGGTGGCCCGTTGCTCTGGCAACACCTGTTCTGGTTCTTCGGCCATCCCGAGGTGTACATCATCGCGCTGCCGTTCTTCGGCATCATCACCGAGATCATCCCGGTCTTCGCCCGCAAGCCCATCTTCGGCTACAAGGGGCTGGTCGGGGCGACCATCGCGATCACCATCCTGTCGATGACCGTCTGGGCGCACCACATGTTCGGCACCGGTCAGGTGCTGCTGGCGTTCTTCAGCATCCTGAGCTACCTGATCGCGGTACCCACCGGGGTGAAGTTCTTCAACTGGATCGGCACCCTGTGGAAGGGACAGATCACCTTCGAGACGCCGATGCTCTTCGCCGTCGGCTTCCTGGTGACCTTCCTGCTCGGCGGGCTGACCGGGGTGCTGCTGGCCTCCCCGCCGGCCGACTTCCACCTCACCGACACGTACTTCGTGGTGGCCCACTTCCACTACGTGCTCTTCGGCACGGTGGTCTTCGCGCTCTTCGGCGGCTTCTACTTCTGGTGGCCGAAGATGACCGGCCGTCTGATGGACGAGCGGCTGGGCAAGGTCCACTTCTGGACGATGTTCATCGGTTTCCACGGCACGTTCCTGGTGCAGCACTGGCTGGGCGCCGAGGGCTTTCCCCGCCGGTACGCCGACTACCTGCCCACCGACGGCTTCACCACGCTGAACACGGTGTCGACGGTCTCCTCGTTCGTCCTCGGCATCTCCACCCTGTTCTTCATGTGGAACGCCTGGAAGTCCTGGCGGTACGGGGCGATGGTCACGGTGGACGACCCGTGGGGCTTCGGCAACTCGCTGGAGTGGGCCACCACCTGCCCGCCCCCGCTGCGCAACTTCGACCGGATGCCCCGGATCCGCTCCGAGCGCCCCGCGTTCGACGCCAAGTACGGTTCGCTCGTCTCCGACCTCGGCCGCGACCTGCCGCAGCGTTCCACCCGCCCACCGCAGCACCTCCGCGAGGAGCTGCACCACGAACGGCACGTGCCGGAGTCCCCGAGCGCCGCGGGCGCGCAGGGGGCGCGGGAGGCCGCCGCCTACCACCCGGCGCCGCAGTCCGGCGCCCGACCGGTGGACGTGCCGGACCCGGACGAGGTGCTCCGGCCCAGCTTCGAGGGGACCGAGGAGCCGGAGAACCCCTTCGGCTCCCAGCAGGGGCCCGACGGCAACGACCGCTGGCAGCACCCGCGCGGCCCCGGCGAGCACCCGCCGCCGGAGCGCTGA
- a CDS encoding SigB/SigF/SigG family RNA polymerase sigma factor: MFGQPTTTTPSPTDRGLEDLDAAALAYAARIEGLPPERRQEARDDLVRFALPFAGRLARRYRGRGEPLEDLEQVARLGLVNAVDRYDPERGSFTAYAAITIVGEIKRHFRDRTWGVHVPRRLRDLILEVGQATAALTSELSRTPTVAELAERLETPQEEILAALESAAGYSPASLNAPVGGESSAEFGDLVGESDNALESVDDRVTVSGLLHRLPWRERRILAMRFYGNQTQAEIAARFGISQMHVSRLLSRALTWLRQAMLADAPPPWQNGAEAESGRARIAVRHAGDRVVVEVGGEVDRDGADQLRRAVLGALTGQPREVVVDLDGAGGFDAGGVAALMAGRDAAERSGVPLRLTGAQPAVRRSLTAAGLAPAVAPRR, encoded by the coding sequence ATGTTCGGACAGCCCACGACAACCACCCCGTCACCGACCGACCGGGGTCTGGAGGACCTCGACGCGGCGGCGTTGGCCTACGCGGCGCGTATCGAGGGCCTTCCGCCCGAACGGCGGCAGGAAGCCCGGGACGACCTGGTCCGCTTCGCCCTGCCGTTCGCCGGCCGGCTGGCCCGGCGGTACCGGGGGCGGGGTGAGCCGTTGGAGGACCTGGAACAGGTCGCCCGGCTGGGGCTGGTCAACGCCGTCGACCGGTACGACCCGGAGCGCGGTTCGTTCACCGCGTACGCGGCCATCACCATCGTGGGAGAGATCAAACGGCACTTCCGGGACCGTACGTGGGGGGTGCACGTGCCCCGCCGGTTGCGCGACCTGATCCTCGAGGTCGGCCAGGCGACCGCCGCCCTGACCAGCGAACTGTCCCGTACGCCGACGGTGGCGGAGCTGGCCGAGCGGTTGGAGACCCCGCAGGAGGAGATCCTCGCCGCGCTGGAGTCGGCGGCCGGCTACAGCCCCGCCTCGCTGAACGCGCCGGTGGGCGGGGAGAGCTCGGCGGAGTTCGGCGACCTGGTGGGGGAGTCGGACAACGCGCTGGAGTCGGTCGACGACCGGGTCACCGTCAGCGGTCTGCTGCACCGGCTGCCCTGGCGGGAGCGGCGGATCCTGGCGATGCGCTTCTACGGCAACCAGACCCAGGCCGAGATCGCCGCGCGGTTCGGCATCTCCCAGATGCACGTCTCCCGCCTGCTCTCCCGCGCGTTGACCTGGCTGCGCCAGGCGATGCTCGCGGACGCCCCGCCACCGTGGCAGAACGGCGCGGAGGCGGAGAGCGGACGGGCCCGGATCGCGGTGCGGCACGCCGGTGACCGGGTGGTGGTGGAGGTCGGCGGCGAGGTGGACCGGGACGGCGCGGACCAGCTGCGTCGGGCCGTGCTGGGGGCGCTGACCGGCCAGCCCCGCGAGGTGGTGGTCGACCTGGACGGCGCGGGTGGATTCGACGCCGGTGGCGTCGCCGCGCTGATGGCCGGGCGGGACGCCGCCGAGCGCAGCGGGGTGCCGCTGCGCCTCACCGGGGCGCAGCCGGCGGTACGGCGTTCGCTCACCGCCGCCGGTCTCGCGCCCGCCGTCGCGCCGCGCCGCTGA
- a CDS encoding CDGSH iron-sulfur domain-containing protein, which yields MADDPTTAAAGATITAYPDGPLLVRGDFVLVTPEGRTIETRRGTVALCRCGRSALKPFCDGTHKMVGFRTD from the coding sequence ATGGCCGATGACCCGACCACCGCTGCGGCGGGCGCCACCATCACCGCCTACCCGGACGGGCCGCTGCTGGTGCGGGGCGACTTCGTCCTGGTCACCCCCGAGGGGCGCACCATCGAGACACGGCGGGGGACGGTGGCGCTGTGCCGGTGCGGGCGATCGGCGTTGAAACCGTTCTGCGACGGCACGCACAAGATGGTCGGCTTCCGCACCGACTGA
- a CDS encoding iron-containing redox enzyme family protein, translating to MSDPAARAHGPAPLPEPRGPVSAALVAAWREPPHDVPAHLDCDPDDPLTDEDLQLALFLCYELHYRGWAGVDEEWEWQPSLLALRARLERRFEAALRRLVGPLPATDPADLPAALAALVQADDGPSLVATLHRRATLAQFREFVTHRSIYHLKEADPHSWAIPRLGGAVKAALVEIQADEYGGGRPERMHAELFRLTLDRLGLDTGYAAHLDAVPGVTLATTNVISLFGLHRRLRGALVGHLAAFEMTSSLPNRRYGNGLRRLGFDEVATRFYDEHVEADAVHEQIAAYDLCAGLARAEPARTGDVLFGAAACLAVDRLFATHLLTRWAAGRSSLRPTSAAVPLAA from the coding sequence ATGTCCGACCCCGCCGCCCGCGCACACGGCCCCGCGCCGCTGCCCGAGCCACGCGGCCCGGTCTCGGCCGCCCTGGTCGCCGCGTGGCGGGAACCGCCGCACGACGTTCCGGCGCACCTCGACTGCGACCCGGACGACCCGCTCACTGACGAGGACCTGCAACTGGCCCTGTTCCTCTGCTACGAGCTGCACTACCGGGGCTGGGCCGGGGTGGACGAGGAGTGGGAGTGGCAGCCGTCGCTGCTGGCCCTGCGCGCCCGCCTCGAACGACGGTTCGAGGCCGCGCTGCGCCGCCTGGTCGGGCCGCTGCCGGCGACGGATCCGGCCGACCTGCCGGCGGCGCTGGCCGCGCTGGTCCAGGCCGACGACGGCCCGTCGCTGGTCGCCACCCTGCACCGGCGGGCCACCCTGGCACAGTTCCGGGAGTTCGTCACGCACCGCTCGATCTACCACCTCAAGGAGGCCGATCCGCACTCCTGGGCGATCCCCCGGCTGGGCGGTGCGGTCAAGGCCGCGCTGGTGGAGATCCAGGCCGACGAGTACGGTGGCGGCCGGCCGGAGCGCATGCACGCCGAACTGTTCCGGCTCACCCTGGACCGGCTCGGCCTGGACACCGGGTACGCCGCCCACCTCGACGCGGTGCCCGGGGTGACCCTGGCGACCACCAACGTGATCTCCCTGTTCGGACTGCACCGTCGGTTGCGCGGTGCGCTGGTCGGACATCTCGCCGCCTTCGAGATGACCTCGTCGCTGCCGAACCGCCGGTACGGCAACGGGCTGCGCCGGCTCGGCTTCGACGAGGTGGCCACCCGCTTCTACGACGAACACGTCGAGGCCGACGCGGTGCACGAGCAGATCGCCGCGTACGACCTCTGCGCCGGGCTGGCCCGCGCCGAGCCGGCCCGCACCGGTGACGTGCTCTTCGGCGCGGCGGCCTGCCTGGCCGTGGACCGGCTCTTCGCCACCCACCTGCTCACCAGGTGGGCAGCCGGCCGCAGCTCGCTGCGCCCGACGTCGGCCGCGGTGCCGCTGGCCGCCTGA
- a CDS encoding Vms1/Ankzf1 family peptidyl-tRNA hydrolase, which produces MELSFLRPLYEHPGPWCSVYLDASRDTQDARPALDLRWRDLAGRLAEQGADPDTVAALDRMVRGHAPLPGDYGLALFARRGRVALTEYLHAPPIRDLAAYGPLPHTMPLVAQRGEQVAWVRVLADRTGADAVAVSAGGVPRRAHVRGRESHQLRRVKPGGWSQSRYQRAATEAWHHNAGDAAAATVTLAERVGAEVVVLAGDVRATGVIAAQLPPRWQDRLIRTDAGKRAGGADPTAMEDVTVQAVAEVADRRIQETLDRFGVQEDVGAGLDAVVGALQRNQVDTMLIVDDPSSTEELWIGSEPTEIATDPGQLTAMAVDDPQRVRADAALVRALVGTDAAVTVLGPEEAPGLTDGVGAVLRYTDAGTPGRGGA; this is translated from the coding sequence ATGGAGTTGTCCTTCCTGCGCCCGCTCTACGAGCATCCCGGACCGTGGTGTTCGGTCTACCTGGACGCCTCCCGGGACACCCAGGACGCACGTCCCGCCCTGGACCTGCGGTGGCGGGACCTGGCGGGCCGCCTCGCCGAACAGGGGGCGGACCCGGACACCGTCGCGGCACTGGACCGGATGGTGCGGGGCCACGCCCCGCTGCCCGGGGACTACGGACTGGCCCTCTTCGCCCGCCGGGGCCGGGTCGCGCTCACCGAGTACCTCCACGCGCCGCCGATCCGGGACCTGGCCGCGTACGGTCCGCTGCCGCACACCATGCCGCTGGTCGCCCAGCGGGGTGAGCAGGTCGCCTGGGTCCGGGTGCTGGCCGACCGGACCGGCGCCGACGCGGTGGCGGTCAGCGCCGGTGGGGTGCCGCGTCGGGCCCACGTCCGGGGCCGGGAGAGCCACCAGCTCCGGCGGGTGAAGCCCGGCGGCTGGTCCCAGTCCCGTTACCAGCGCGCGGCCACCGAGGCCTGGCACCACAACGCGGGCGACGCGGCGGCGGCCACGGTCACGCTGGCCGAGCGGGTCGGCGCGGAGGTGGTGGTCCTCGCCGGGGACGTCCGGGCCACCGGGGTGATCGCCGCGCAGCTGCCCCCACGCTGGCAGGACCGGCTGATCCGCACCGACGCCGGCAAGCGGGCCGGGGGCGCGGACCCAACGGCCATGGAGGACGTCACCGTGCAGGCCGTCGCCGAGGTGGCCGACCGACGGATCCAGGAGACGCTGGACCGGTTCGGCGTGCAGGAGGACGTCGGCGCGGGTCTGGACGCGGTGGTCGGCGCGCTCCAACGCAACCAGGTCGACACCATGCTGATCGTGGACGACCCGTCCTCCACGGAGGAACTCTGGATCGGCTCGGAACCGACCGAGATCGCCACCGACCCGGGGCAGCTCACCGCCATGGCCGTCGACGACCCCCAGCGGGTACGCGCCGACGCGGCCCTGGTGCGGGCACTGGTCGGCACCGACGCGGCGGTGACCGTGCTGGGACCGGAGGAGGCCCCCGGGCTGACTGACGGCGTCGGCGCGGTGCTGCGCTACACCGACGCCGGCACGCCGGGACGCGGTGGGGCCTGA
- a CDS encoding alpha/beta fold hydrolase: MFPGFTLTDVDLGPVRLRVRHGGSGPPVVLLHGHPRTHATWHRVAPRLADRFTVVCPDLRGYGGSSKPPTTPDAAPYAKRAMAGDVVALMRRLGHERFAVVGHDRGCYVAMRTALDHPERVTRLGVLDGVPIGEALARCDARFAARWWHWFFLGQREKAAERVINLDPDAWYGGSPEQMGAEAYADYRRAIHDPATVHAMCEDYRAGLGPDRAADDADRAAGRQIACPVLFVHSERDDLADLYGDPAAIWRDWADDVSATSIDCGHHMAEEAPERLAAELAAFLAG, translated from the coding sequence ATGTTCCCCGGTTTCACGCTGACCGACGTCGACCTCGGACCGGTACGCCTGCGCGTCCGGCACGGCGGCTCCGGCCCGCCCGTGGTGCTGCTGCACGGTCATCCCCGTACCCACGCCACCTGGCACCGGGTGGCGCCCCGGCTCGCCGACCGGTTCACGGTGGTCTGCCCGGACCTGCGCGGCTACGGCGGGTCGAGCAAACCGCCGACGACGCCCGACGCCGCGCCGTACGCGAAGCGGGCCATGGCCGGCGACGTGGTGGCGCTGATGCGGCGGCTCGGGCACGAACGCTTCGCCGTGGTGGGCCACGACCGGGGGTGCTACGTGGCGATGCGCACCGCGCTGGACCACCCGGAGCGGGTGACCCGGCTCGGCGTGCTCGACGGGGTGCCGATCGGCGAGGCGCTGGCCCGCTGCGACGCCCGGTTCGCCGCCCGCTGGTGGCACTGGTTCTTCCTCGGCCAACGGGAGAAGGCCGCCGAGCGGGTGATCAACCTCGATCCGGACGCCTGGTACGGCGGGTCGCCGGAGCAGATGGGCGCGGAGGCCTACGCCGACTACCGCCGGGCCATCCACGATCCGGCCACCGTGCACGCGATGTGCGAGGACTACCGGGCCGGCCTCGGTCCGGACCGGGCCGCCGACGACGCCGACCGGGCGGCGGGACGGCAGATCGCCTGCCCGGTGCTGTTCGTCCACTCGGAACGCGACGACCTGGCCGACCTCTACGGCGACCCGGCGGCGATTTGGCGGGACTGGGCGGACGACGTCTCCGCCACCTCGATCGACTGCGGGCACCACATGGCCGAGGAGGCGCCGGAGCGGCTCGCCGCCGAGCTGGCCGCCTTCCTGGCCGGCTGA
- a CDS encoding DUF3817 domain-containing protein, with amino-acid sequence MREKVTRWFVVVAVAEACSWLGLLVGMAVKYGPPGNEIGVQVFGPVHGALFMAYGLLTLLVARQQRWGWGITLVALACAVPPFATLVFERWARRRGRLAPVTGPVRTPAPVG; translated from the coding sequence GTGCGCGAGAAGGTGACCCGGTGGTTCGTGGTGGTGGCCGTCGCCGAGGCGTGCTCCTGGCTGGGCCTGCTGGTCGGGATGGCGGTCAAGTACGGGCCACCCGGCAACGAGATCGGCGTGCAGGTCTTCGGGCCCGTGCACGGCGCGCTCTTCATGGCGTACGGCCTGCTGACCCTGCTGGTCGCCCGCCAGCAGCGGTGGGGCTGGGGGATCACCCTGGTGGCCCTGGCCTGCGCGGTCCCGCCGTTCGCGACGCTGGTCTTCGAGCGGTGGGCCCGCCGCCGCGGCCGGCTCGCGCCGGTCACCGGGCCGGTCCGGACGCCGGCCCCGGTGGGCTGA